A genome region from Salvia splendens isolate huo1 chromosome 19, SspV2, whole genome shotgun sequence includes the following:
- the LOC121778245 gene encoding integrator complex subunit 9-like produces MSTSISQTCMSEGRGYYFPPCHILDISGVSVLIDCPMDLSSLTIFSPLPVDSHDINIDNFSFSSADSNEEKRGNGLIYAEPRYRTVTKLLSWNISFIDVVLITSPIGMLGLPFLTRMKGFTAKVYATKAASRIGQLMMEDLVYMHKEFRQFYGPESDEPIWMKWDRLEMLPLEMKKTVFGADETDFGCWMPLYSAADVKACMLKVESLNYAEEICYNGILIVKPLASGLEIGSCNWRINGPRGSIAYISSSVFRSAIAKNFDYEALQASDVVVYSDFSSLNALEQVGNDEDFSGLANYFSNSSSADVNSEARSALLSTDDYLEEIDKLDFISSCSMDSIKAGGSILIPTGRLGIVLQLLERFELHLTTENMKVPIFVISSVAEELMKYTSIIPEWLGEHCEDRFYSEKPSLFTHTEMLKDGSLHLFPAIHSDELLKFWQEPCIVFCPHWSLRLGPVTHLLRRWRGDQNSLLVIEEGVDSNLVLLPFKPIAMKVLQCSFLSGMQLHKSLLLMKILQPKHVLFPELFRRRVDTLKASFSSSFYQENETLHIPYTEDNSRLHIDMDLAKKLKYTKLEEQNVDISRLKGKLMVEHGRYKLCVEQC; encoded by the exons ATGTCTACTTCAATTAGTCAG ACATGCATGAGCGAAGGCAGGGGCTATTATTTCCCTCCATGCCACATTTTGGATATTTCTGGTGTTTCGGTTTTAATTGATTGCCCTATGGACCTTTCATCTTTAACAATCTTTTCTCCTCTCCCAGTGGATTCTCATGATATAAACATTGACAACTTCTCTTTTTCAAGTGCGGACTCTAATGAAGAGAAGAGGGGGAATGGTTTAATTTATGCTGAGCCGCGTTATAGAACTGTCACGAAGTTACTTTCTTGgaatatttcattcattgatGTAGTTTTAATAACCAGTCCAATTGGAATGTTGGGTCTACCGTTTCTCACTCGGATGAAAGGTTTTACAGCTAAG GTGTATGCAACTAAGGCTGCCTCTAGAATTGGGCAACTAATGATGGAAGATCTTGTCTATATGCATAAGGAATTTAGACAGTTCTATGGACCCGAGTCTGATGAGCCTATCTGGATGAAGTGGGACAGACTTGAAATGCTACCATTGGAGATGAAGAAGACAGTTTTTGGTGCAGATGAGACCGACTTTGGTTGTTGGATGCCTTTATACAG TGCAGCTGATGTGAAGGCTTGCATGCTGAAGGTCGAGTCTCTTAATTATGCTGAGGAAATTTGCTACAATGGCATACTGATTGTAAAACCATTAGCTTCTGGTTTAGAAATAGGCTCGTGCAATTGGAGAATAAACGGTCCTCGAGGAAGCATTGCATATATTTCAAGCTCTGTTTTCAGATCTGCTATAGCAAAGAATTTTGATTACGAAGCCCTTCAGGCTAGTGATGTGGTTGTATATTCTGATTTCTCTTCCCTCAATGCTCTAGAGCAAGTTGGCAATGATGAGGATTTCTCTGGCCTAGCTAACTACTTCTCGAATTCAAG TAGTGCTGATGTTAATTCAGAGGCAAGATCTGCTCTCCTTAGCACTGATGACTATTTAGAGGAAATAGATAAGTTAGATTTCATAAGCTCCTGTTCTATGGACTCCATCAAAGCTGGGGGTTCGATTCTAATTCCTACTGGGCGTCTTGGGATCGTTTTGCAGCTGTTGGAGCGTTTCGAACTTCACTTGACTACAGAAAATATGAAG GTTCCCATTTTCGTCATTTCTTCTGTTGCAGAAGAGCTTATGAAATATACAAGTATCATTCCAGAATGGTTAGGCGAGCATTGCGAAGATCGC TTCTACTCTGAAAAACCCTCCTTGTTCACTCATACGGAGATGCTGAAAGATGGAAGTCTTCACTTGTTTCCTGCCATTCATTCAGATGAACTATT AAAATTTTGGCAGGAACCTTGCATTGTATTTTGTCCGCACTGGAGTCTTCGACTTGGACCGGTCACCCACTTGCTCCGCCGATGGCGTGGGGATCAAAATTCACTACTTGTCATTGAG GAAGGAGTCGATTCCAATTTGGTTCTCTTACCTTTTAAGCCCATCGCAATGAAAGTCCTCCAATGTTCCTTTCTTTCTGGAATGCA GCTGCATAAATCTCTCCTTTTAATGAAGATATTACAACCTAAGCATGTTCTG TTTCCCGAGCTATTCAGGCGGCGTGTTGACACTCTCAAGGCCTCATTTTCATCGAGCTTCTATCAGGAAAATGAAACGTTGCACATCCCCTACACGGAGGATAACTCACGTTTGCACATCGACATGGATTTGGCCAAAAAGCTCAAGTATACAAAATTGGAAGAACAGAATGTGGATATTTCAAGGCTGAAGGGAAAGCTGATGGTGGAGCATGGACGATATAAGCTCTGTGTTGAGCAGTGTTGA